A single region of the bacterium genome encodes:
- the gatC gene encoding Asp-tRNA(Asn)/Glu-tRNA(Gln) amidotransferase subunit GatC, producing MSKELSSKEVRHVAELARIGLSDEEVKKFEKQLSAILDFIGKLQEIDTSKTEPLSQTTGLKNIFREDLVSPSLAQEQVLSNAPATFKGYFKTKAVFNV from the coding sequence ATGTCAAAAGAGCTGAGCTCAAAAGAAGTAAGGCACGTCGCCGAACTGGCCCGCATCGGCCTTTCTGATGAAGAGGTGAAAAAGTTTGAAAAACAACTCTCGGCGATCTTAGATTTCATTGGCAAGCTTCAAGAGATCGACACTTCCAAAACTGAGCCTCTGAGCCAGACGACCGGCCTGAAAAATATCTTTAGGGAAGATTTGGTTTCCCCGTCTCTTGCTCAGGAACAGGTTTTGAGCAACGCTCCGGCGACCTTTAAAGGTTACTTCAAAACCAAAGCCGTTTTTAATGTTTGA
- the gatA gene encoding Asp-tRNA(Asn)/Glu-tRNA(Gln) amidotransferase subunit GatA, with product MFDLTIREVAQKLRSKEFSVRELVLATLDKIQKEDIKINAFVTVCADQALEAANRADKLIAKTPADELPILCGIPFTAKDVFCTKGVETTASSNVLKNFLPPYDATPIKRVKQEGAILIGKTNCDAWGHGASTENSDFFPTRNPWNLDYVPGGSCGGSAAAVACGMGFFSIAEDTGGSIRQPSAFCNVTGLKVTYGRVSRYGAIAFACSLDTVGPIAKTVDDCALVLQKIAGPDDLDATAVLDAPPDYINCLTKGFKNIVLGLPKEYYGAGLDKEIRQAIDETIRIFEGLGARTIEISLPATARSVPTYYIIAPSETSSNLARYDGIRFGHSRDSFGAEAKRRIMLGTYALSAGYYDAYYKRAMKVRNLIKKDFDKAFTEVDAIIAPITPTPPFKIGEKTDDPVAMYLCDVYSGPINLAGIPSLAMPCGFTKNNLPIGFQLIGPQLSESLLFAAGHAYQQVTDWHKRKPNLN from the coding sequence ATGTTTGATCTAACTATTAGAGAAGTTGCCCAAAAGTTGAGAAGCAAAGAGTTCTCTGTCAGAGAATTAGTTTTGGCGACTTTAGATAAGATCCAAAAGGAAGATATTAAAATCAATGCCTTTGTCACCGTCTGTGCAGACCAAGCCTTAGAAGCGGCTAATAGAGCCGATAAATTAATCGCCAAGACCCCGGCCGATGAGCTGCCCATTCTTTGCGGCATTCCCTTTACGGCCAAAGACGTATTTTGCACTAAGGGCGTTGAAACTACGGCTTCATCAAATGTCCTTAAAAATTTCCTCCCTCCTTATGACGCCACCCCGATCAAAAGGGTAAAGCAAGAAGGCGCCATTCTTATCGGTAAAACCAATTGCGATGCTTGGGGGCACGGCGCCTCAACCGAAAATTCTGATTTTTTTCCCACCAGAAATCCCTGGAACCTAGATTACGTGCCCGGCGGCTCGTGCGGGGGATCGGCCGCAGCCGTTGCCTGCGGTATGGGGTTTTTCTCAATCGCTGAAGATACCGGCGGTTCAATCAGGCAACCGTCCGCTTTTTGCAACGTCACCGGCTTGAAAGTGACTTATGGCAGAGTGTCGCGTTACGGCGCAATTGCCTTTGCCTGTTCCCTAGATACCGTCGGGCCAATAGCTAAAACCGTTGATGATTGCGCTCTTGTTTTGCAAAAAATAGCTGGGCCGGATGACCTTGACGCTACCGCCGTCTTAGACGCGCCTCCAGACTATATCAATTGTTTAACCAAGGGCTTTAAAAACATCGTTCTGGGCTTGCCTAAAGAATACTATGGAGCCGGTTTAGATAAAGAAATTCGCCAAGCTATTGATGAAACAATCAGGATCTTTGAAGGGTTGGGCGCCAGAACAATTGAAATTAGTTTGCCGGCCACCGCAAGATCCGTGCCGACCTACTATATTATCGCTCCCAGCGAAACTAGTTCAAATCTGGCGCGATACGACGGGATAAGATTCGGCCACTCTCGCGACTCTTTCGGAGCCGAGGCCAAGAGGCGGATTATGCTTGGCACTTACGCCTTATCTGCCGGCTATTATGACGCTTATTATAAACGGGCGATGAAAGTCAGAAACCTTATCAAAAAAGATTTTGACAAGGCTTTTACCGAAGTTGACGCAATTATTGCGCCGATCACTCCGACGCCTCCTTTTAAAATCGGGGAAAAAACAGACGATCCAGTGGCAATGTACTTATGCGACGTCTATTCTGGGCCGATAAACTTAGCCGGCATCCCCTCTCTGGCTATGCCTTGCGGTTTTACCAAAAATAACCTGCCGATTGGTTTCCAACTGATCGGCCCCCAGTTATCAGAATCATTGTTGTTTGCCGCCGGCCACGCCTACCAACAAGTTACCGATTGGCACAAAAGAAAACCGAATCTAAACTAA
- the asnS gene encoding asparagine--tRNA ligase produces MPFFIKNAKDFIGKEVEIKGWVFSIRSSGSILFLQVRDGSGFIQAVVSKNEVSPEIFATAQKVTVESSVAVLGLVKQESRSPSGFELQAKDLKVISLSQDFPIAPKEHGIDFLLENRHLWLRSQSQWAILKIRNETTLAINEFLQSQGYLRFDAPIITPSACEGTTTLFPLPYLPSWPENDQNFVSWLEKDEKRPYAYLSQSGQLYLEAAIASFGKVYDFGPTFRAEKSKTKRHLTEFWMMDAEAAFMEYDGLLELEEQLIHFVIQKVLEKCSDEFKILERNTELLEAIKLPFARLTYDQVVEKLKSLGSDIKYGQDLGNDDETLLMTHFKQPLFIMKFPSNLKAFYFKRDAQKPELTLSVDLLVPEGYGEITGGGQREDDYEELLKRLKEAGVNSLDYEWYLDLRKYGSVPHSGFGLGLERLVAWLCKLEHVREAIPFPRTLYRFSP; encoded by the coding sequence ATGCCATTCTTCATAAAAAACGCCAAAGACTTTATCGGGAAAGAAGTAGAGATCAAGGGCTGGGTTTTCAGCATCCGTTCTTCTGGCTCAATTCTGTTTTTGCAGGTCAGAGACGGCTCTGGTTTTATCCAGGCAGTCGTGTCCAAAAACGAGGTTTCACCGGAAATCTTTGCGACTGCTCAAAAAGTGACGGTAGAATCTTCTGTTGCTGTCTTAGGTCTTGTCAAACAAGAATCAAGATCCCCTTCCGGCTTTGAGCTTCAGGCAAAGGATTTGAAAGTTATTTCTCTAAGCCAAGATTTCCCCATTGCCCCTAAAGAGCACGGAATTGACTTTCTTTTGGAAAACCGCCATCTCTGGCTGAGAAGCCAAAGCCAGTGGGCAATCTTAAAAATTAGAAACGAAACAACTCTGGCGATCAATGAATTTCTCCAGAGCCAAGGCTATCTGCGCTTTGACGCTCCGATCATCACTCCTTCGGCCTGCGAGGGCACGACCACACTTTTCCCCTTGCCCTATCTGCCCAGCTGGCCAGAAAACGACCAGAATTTCGTTTCCTGGCTAGAAAAAGACGAGAAAAGGCCTTATGCCTATCTTTCCCAGTCAGGCCAGCTCTATTTAGAAGCTGCTATCGCTTCTTTTGGCAAGGTCTACGACTTTGGCCCGACTTTCAGGGCCGAAAAATCAAAGACCAAAAGACATTTAACCGAATTCTGGATGATGGACGCCGAAGCTGCTTTCATGGAATACGACGGGCTTTTGGAACTTGAGGAGCAGCTGATCCACTTTGTCATTCAGAAAGTTCTTGAAAAGTGCTCCGATGAGTTTAAAATTCTCGAAAGAAACACCGAACTCCTGGAAGCAATAAAATTGCCTTTTGCGCGACTGACTTACGATCAGGTTGTGGAAAAACTTAAAAGCCTGGGTTCTGACATCAAATACGGCCAGGATTTAGGGAATGACGACGAAACCTTGTTAATGACCCATTTCAAACAGCCTCTCTTTATTATGAAGTTTCCCTCTAACCTCAAAGCTTTTTATTTCAAAAGAGACGCCCAAAAACCAGAATTGACTTTATCTGTTGACTTGCTTGTTCCCGAAGGCTACGGCGAAATTACCGGCGGCGGCCAAAGGGAAGATGATTATGAAGAGCTTTTAAAACGGCTCAAAGAGGCCGGCGTCAACAGCCTTGATTATGAATGGTATTTGGATTTGAGAAAATACGGCTCGGTTCCCCATTCGGGATTCGGCCTCGGCCTGGAACGCTTAGTTGCCTGGCTTTGCAAACTGGAACACGTCAGGGAAGCCATCCCCTTTCCGAGAACATTGTACCGCTTTAGCCCTTAA
- the gatB gene encoding Asp-tRNA(Asn)/Glu-tRNA(Gln) amidotransferase subunit GatB — MKYKPVIGLEIHIELATASKMFCGCDAFHFNVEPNTHCCPVCLGLPGALPVPNRKAVDWSIMLGLALNCRVPEESKFDRKNYFYPDLPKGYQISQYDKPLSIEGKIALKDGKVIAIRRVHLEEDTGKLIHTEIEGEKATLIDFNRSGVPLVEVVTEPDFENAEQVDEFLKKLQLIVRYLGISQADMEKGSMRLEPNISVRTCDVLWTSHVQDELPPYKIEVKNINSFKFVRKAIDYEIKRQIESLGKGERLVQETRGWNETKGITVLQREKEQAHDYRYFPEPDIPPMAFSQDQILKIKSQIGELPDDKIKRFIAKYDLSEYNVEILCQEKPIADYFEETVKAGKKDLSPAQIANWIINKKLDISKTSPEELIKTIAESRQVFEISDGDLEKIIAKVIAENPKAVEDYKKGKTSVLGFLIGKVVSVTNPSIDKKLVQQKLAEKLRI; from the coding sequence ATGAAGTATAAACCAGTAATAGGATTAGAGATTCATATTGAGCTTGCCACGGCCAGCAAGATGTTTTGCGGCTGTGATGCCTTTCATTTTAACGTGGAACCCAATACCCATTGCTGCCCGGTATGCCTGGGGCTGCCCGGGGCTTTGCCTGTTCCCAACAGAAAAGCGGTTGACTGGTCAATCATGCTGGGATTGGCTTTGAATTGCCGGGTTCCCGAGGAATCCAAGTTCGATCGGAAAAACTATTTTTACCCGGATTTGCCGAAAGGCTACCAGATCAGCCAGTACGACAAGCCATTGTCTATCGAAGGCAAAATAGCTTTGAAAGACGGCAAGGTGATCGCCATCAGGAGGGTTCACCTTGAAGAAGACACCGGAAAATTAATCCATACCGAAATCGAGGGCGAAAAAGCAACCTTAATAGATTTTAACAGGTCAGGCGTCCCCCTGGTCGAGGTTGTTACCGAACCGGACTTTGAAAACGCCGAACAGGTTGACGAGTTCCTGAAAAAACTCCAATTGATTGTCCGGTATTTGGGAATTTCCCAAGCGGACATGGAAAAAGGTTCAATGAGGCTGGAACCGAACATCTCGGTTAGGACATGCGATGTCCTTTGGACATCGCATGTCCAAGACGAATTGCCTCCTTACAAGATTGAAGTAAAGAACATCAACTCTTTCAAGTTTGTCAGAAAAGCGATCGACTACGAAATCAAAAGGCAGATAGAATCACTGGGAAAGGGCGAGAGATTGGTTCAAGAGACCCGGGGCTGGAATGAAACCAAGGGAATAACGGTTTTACAGAGAGAAAAAGAACAAGCCCATGATTATCGCTATTTCCCCGAACCTGACATCCCGCCAATGGCTTTCAGCCAAGATCAAATATTAAAAATCAAAAGTCAAATAGGCGAACTCCCCGACGACAAAATCAAAAGGTTTATTGCCAAATACGATTTAAGCGAATATAATGTGGAGATTTTATGCCAGGAAAAGCCCATCGCCGATTACTTCGAAGAAACCGTCAAGGCCGGCAAAAAAGATCTCTCCCCTGCCCAAATTGCCAACTGGATAATCAACAAAAAACTAGATATTAGCAAAACTTCCCCTGAAGAATTGATAAAAACCATTGCCGAATCCCGGCAAGTGTTTGAAATCAGCGATGGCGACTTGGAAAAAATCATTGCTAAGGTCATTGCTGAAAATCCTAAAGCAGTTGAAGATTACAAGAAGGGCAAAACCAGCGTTTTAGGGTTTTTAATCGGCAAAGTAGTTTCAGTCACCAATCCCTCTATAGACAAAAAACTTGTCCAGCAAAAACTGGCAGAAAAACTAAGAATTTGA
- a CDS encoding rod shape-determining protein — protein sequence MKKFRKAIEKIFRSFSQDIAIDLGTANSLVYVRGKGIVMTEPSVVAINQKTGQVLAIGEEAKKMVGRTPGHIVATRPLVKGVISDFEVTEQMLRYFIDKAQKDKLRLGIRPRVIIGIPWGVTEVEKKAVQDAAHNAGAGQVFLIEEPMAAAIGSRLEVQEAGGNFVVDIGGGTTEVAVISLGGIVIAKSLRIAGDKLNEDIIHFAQEEFKLLIGEQTAEEVKIAIGSVYPQKEKREAPLRGRNLVTGLPEEIMVSDEDIRKAMEKSVKQIINTIKMTIEETPPELLADIMAKGIWLSGGGSLLRGLDTLITKEAKIKARVIEDPMTAVARGAGMVLENLDDLAEVLVETEGLEPLK from the coding sequence ATGAAGAAGTTCCGGAAAGCCATAGAGAAAATCTTCAGGAGTTTTTCCCAGGACATTGCCATTGATTTGGGAACCGCCAATTCCCTGGTTTATGTCAGGGGAAAGGGGATTGTCATGACCGAGCCCTCGGTGGTAGCCATCAACCAAAAAACCGGCCAGGTTTTAGCTATCGGAGAGGAAGCCAAAAAGATGGTCGGCCGGACTCCGGGCCACATCGTTGCCACTAGGCCTTTGGTCAAAGGGGTGATTTCCGACTTTGAAGTGACCGAACAAATGCTTAGGTATTTTATAGATAAGGCTCAAAAAGACAAGCTTAGGCTTGGCATCAGGCCGAGAGTTATTATAGGAATCCCCTGGGGAGTGACCGAGGTTGAGAAAAAAGCGGTTCAGGATGCGGCTCACAATGCCGGCGCCGGCCAAGTTTTTTTAATTGAAGAGCCCATGGCCGCGGCTATCGGTTCCAGGCTTGAAGTCCAAGAAGCCGGGGGGAACTTTGTTGTTGATATCGGCGGCGGCACCACTGAAGTGGCAGTTATTTCTTTGGGGGGAATTGTCATCGCCAAAAGCCTGAGAATTGCCGGAGACAAACTCAACGAAGACATTATCCACTTTGCCCAAGAGGAATTCAAGCTATTGATTGGCGAACAGACTGCCGAAGAAGTGAAAATCGCCATTGGGTCTGTTTACCCGCAGAAAGAGAAAAGGGAAGCTCCTTTGAGAGGCAGAAACTTGGTCACCGGCCTCCCCGAAGAGATTATGGTTTCTGACGAAGATATCAGGAAAGCAATGGAAAAATCAGTCAAGCAGATTATTAACACGATTAAGATGACTATTGAAGAAACTCCTCCCGAGCTTCTGGCAGACATTATGGCCAAGGGCATCTGGCTATCAGGAGGAGGCTCTTTGTTAAGAGGTTTGGATACCTTAATTACCAAAGAGGCCAAGATCAAGGCCAGGGTGATTGAAGACCCGATGACAGCCGTGGCCAGAGGGGCAGGCATGGTTTTGGAAAACCTGGATGACTTGGCCGAGGTGCTGGTGGAAACAGAAGGCCTGGAACCGCTGAAATAA
- a CDS encoding proline--tRNA ligase: MRQSNLFGKTLRQAPKEAQFSSHQLLLRAGFITESCAGRYYFLPLGWRVHEKIKEVIKKEMDSSDAQEMIAPVLHPLGLWKETNRTTSTGFELMRVKDRNGAEFALGGTAEEMFVDLVRKFKLSYKDLPFNLYQFSTKFRDELRPRGGLLRVKEFVMKDAYSFDRDEESFKKTYQKMWKVYEKIFNRLGFETMAIEADNGYIGGEYCHEFVVLSKIGESKFLTSGDGKYAAHEEVAKFYCEDKNSKEKILPLKEVAAKRGPTMDDGVKFHHLPPWQQMKDLMVVNEKGELILAVTRGDLEVNEIKLARLTKSLTLRHATEKEIKSVGSWPGFISPVGLSKKVKVVADHSLRTIKNAYTGANKKYCDLLNVNIGRDYKPYLEGDIAMAKEGYLAPDGKQKLKAGKGIEVGNIFQLGYHYTHLMKGANFTDENGKEKPYYMGCYGIGIGRTMAAIVEKYHDDKGIIWPKVVSPFQVHLLQLENDNKIRKVAGKLYEELEKQGIEVLFDDRPDKTAGEKFADADLIGIPLRIVVSERSLAKDSFEFKQRGGKEIELVPVLKTLAKIKSLELL, encoded by the coding sequence ATGAGGCAGTCAAACCTTTTTGGAAAAACACTGAGGCAAGCTCCTAAAGAAGCTCAATTTAGCAGCCATCAGTTGTTATTGAGAGCCGGTTTTATTACCGAGAGCTGCGCCGGACGGTATTATTTTTTACCACTTGGTTGGCGAGTTCACGAAAAGATCAAGGAAGTTATCAAGAAAGAAATGGATTCCTCGGACGCCCAGGAGATGATTGCGCCGGTTCTCCATCCGCTTGGATTGTGGAAAGAAACAAACCGGACTACCTCTACGGGTTTTGAGCTTATGAGAGTAAAGGACAGAAATGGAGCAGAATTCGCTCTTGGCGGCACGGCCGAGGAAATGTTTGTTGATCTGGTGAGAAAATTTAAGCTGTCTTACAAGGATCTGCCGTTTAATCTTTACCAGTTTTCAACTAAGTTCAGGGACGAGTTAAGGCCGAGAGGCGGGCTTTTAAGAGTTAAAGAGTTTGTGATGAAAGACGCTTATAGTTTTGACAGGGATGAAGAGAGTTTTAAAAAAACTTATCAGAAGATGTGGAAAGTTTATGAGAAAATTTTTAATCGTTTAGGATTCGAAACCATGGCGATTGAGGCCGATAACGGCTATATCGGCGGGGAATACTGCCACGAATTTGTTGTTCTTTCTAAAATAGGCGAAAGCAAATTCTTAACTTCTGGGGACGGCAAATACGCTGCCCACGAAGAGGTTGCCAAGTTTTATTGCGAAGACAAAAACAGTAAAGAGAAAATACTGCCCTTAAAAGAGGTGGCGGCAAAAAGAGGGCCGACCATGGATGACGGGGTTAAATTTCATCATTTACCTCCTTGGCAGCAGATGAAAGATTTAATGGTTGTCAATGAGAAAGGCGAACTGATTTTGGCAGTGACAAGAGGCGATCTTGAGGTCAATGAAATAAAACTTGCCCGTTTAACTAAATCTTTGACATTGCGCCATGCTACGGAAAAAGAGATAAAAAGCGTTGGTTCCTGGCCGGGGTTTATTTCACCGGTTGGCCTTTCAAAAAAAGTCAAAGTGGTAGCTGATCATTCTTTGAGGACAATCAAAAACGCTTATACCGGCGCCAATAAAAAATACTGCGACTTATTGAATGTTAATATCGGCCGCGATTATAAGCCTTATCTTGAAGGCGACATTGCCATGGCTAAAGAGGGATATTTGGCCCCTGATGGAAAGCAAAAACTCAAAGCGGGAAAGGGGATAGAAGTGGGCAATATTTTCCAGCTGGGTTACCATTATACTCATTTGATGAAAGGAGCTAATTTTACAGACGAGAATGGAAAAGAAAAGCCTTATTATATGGGGTGTTACGGCATCGGCATTGGCCGGACAATGGCAGCGATTGTAGAAAAGTACCACGACGACAAAGGCATTATTTGGCCAAAAGTGGTTTCGCCTTTCCAAGTTCATTTGCTGCAACTGGAGAATGACAACAAGATCAGGAAAGTAGCGGGAAAGCTTTATGAAGAGCTTGAAAAACAAGGCATAGAAGTTCTTTTTGACGATCGGCCCGACAAGACTGCCGGCGAGAAATTCGCCGACGCCGACTTAATCGGCATTCCCTTGAGAATCGTGGTCAGCGAAAGAAGCCTGGCAAAAGATTCTTTTGAGTTCAAGCAAAGAGGCGGAAAAGAAATAGAATTAGTTCCAGTTCTAAAGACTTTAGCCAAGATTAAATCTCTTGAATTATTATGA
- a CDS encoding M50 family metallopeptidase has translation MFITIFISFISLIILVSLHELGHFLTARKFGVRVEEFGFGYPPRIFGKKIGETVYSLNLLPFGAFVRISEQDRTDPSSFSAKPLWQRALIIFNGAAFFWLVAAVLFSIVFMIGAPTAIGDSETGVPETKVQITSVSAGSPASQAGLKAGDIILGLKSESAEITVNKVKEVQEFIDAARGKNIVLSLKRGGKVFEAEAIPRESPPSGQGALGIGLARTGLKSYPVFSSVFEGIKATFRVTELVIVTYAKSLGQVFRRLPTGLQLVGPIGIVGLLSQGVSMGASYFLQMIGFLSINVAVINLLPIPAFDGGKLFFLGIEAIRKKPVSQKLEEKITFVFFSLLIILMVFVSIKDIRNIF, from the coding sequence ATGTTTATCACTATTTTTATTTCTTTTATTAGTCTAATTATTCTCGTTTCCCTGCACGAACTGGGCCATTTTTTGACTGCCAGGAAGTTTGGCGTCAGGGTCGAAGAGTTCGGCTTTGGTTATCCGCCCAGGATTTTCGGTAAGAAAATAGGGGAGACTGTCTATTCTCTGAACCTTTTGCCCTTCGGCGCTTTCGTCAGGATATCCGAACAAGACCGAACCGACCCCTCCTCGTTTTCTGCCAAGCCTTTGTGGCAAAGAGCTTTGATTATTTTCAACGGAGCCGCTTTTTTCTGGCTGGTGGCAGCAGTTTTGTTTTCAATAGTTTTCATGATCGGGGCTCCGACAGCGATCGGTGATTCGGAAACCGGGGTTCCCGAAACAAAAGTCCAAATTACTTCGGTTTCGGCCGGGAGCCCGGCCAGTCAAGCCGGCCTCAAAGCCGGAGACATTATCCTCGGCCTCAAATCAGAGAGCGCAGAGATTACCGTCAATAAGGTAAAAGAGGTTCAGGAATTCATCGACGCCGCCAGAGGTAAGAATATTGTTTTGTCTTTGAAAAGAGGCGGCAAAGTTTTTGAAGCCGAGGCCATTCCAAGAGAATCTCCGCCGTCCGGACAAGGAGCTTTGGGAATCGGCTTGGCCAGGACCGGGCTCAAAAGCTATCCCGTTTTTTCATCCGTATTTGAAGGAATAAAAGCCACTTTCAGGGTGACGGAATTGGTAATCGTCACTTATGCCAAGAGCCTGGGGCAGGTTTTCCGCAGACTTCCGACCGGACTTCAACTGGTCGGTCCGATCGGCATCGTTGGTTTGCTGTCACAGGGGGTTTCCATGGGCGCCAGCTACTTTCTCCAGATGATCGGTTTCCTGTCGATCAATGTCGCCGTCATCAATCTCCTGCCAATACCGGCATTTGACGGCGGCAAGCTTTTCTTTTTAGGGATTGAGGCGATCAGGAAAAAGCCGGTTTCCCAAAAGCTTGAAGAAAAGATAACCTTTGTCTTTTTCAGCCTCTTAATCATTCTGATGGTTTTTGTTAGCATAAAGGATATAAGAAACATATTTTAA
- a CDS encoding ribosome-recycling factor, with protein sequence MTSQEILKRVTPELDQIVSYLAEEMSKIRTGRADPSLVADLKVGCFGQEFSIKQLAVVSAASPKEIIIQPWDISYVDPILAALAKSSIGSGVLAERTLIRISLPPLTEESRENFIKMLSEKMEERRIMIRKIRDRIWKEIQEGEREGLIREDDKFRGKEELDKLVKKHNEKIEEMGERKKKEVME encoded by the coding sequence ATGACCAGCCAAGAAATCTTAAAAAGAGTGACTCCCGAGCTCGACCAGATAGTCAGTTATCTCGCAGAGGAGATGAGCAAAATAAGAACCGGAAGAGCTGATCCGTCCTTGGTCGCCGATCTGAAGGTCGGCTGCTTTGGCCAGGAGTTTTCCATAAAGCAGCTGGCGGTCGTTTCGGCTGCCAGTCCAAAAGAGATCATTATCCAGCCCTGGGACATATCTTACGTAGATCCGATCCTGGCCGCTTTGGCAAAATCTTCCATAGGATCGGGGGTTCTGGCTGAGAGAACATTGATCCGGATTTCGCTGCCGCCCCTGACCGAAGAATCGCGGGAAAACTTTATAAAGATGCTTTCTGAGAAAATGGAAGAGCGGAGAATCATGATTAGAAAGATCAGGGACCGCATTTGGAAGGAAATCCAGGAAGGCGAAAGAGAGGGCTTAATAAGAGAGGATGACAAATTCAGAGGCAAGGAAGAGCTGGACAAATTGGTCAAAAAGCACAACGAAAAGATCGAGGAAATGGGCGAAAGGAAGAAAAAGGAAGTGATGGAGTAA
- a CDS encoding rod shape-determining protein translates to MFLARKIGIDLGTCNSVVFAPPKGVILQEPSVVAVSLLENKIMAVGREAKEMLGKTPDTLKVYRPLKDGVIADFRVTQAMLRYFIERTSKLAKFFKPELIIGVPAGITSTERRAVIEAGINAGAKAVYIVKEPILAAIGAGIPINTSSGHMIVDIGGGTAEMAVISLGGIVNWGSIRVAGDKIDEAIANYIKEKHNLAIGEQTAEQIKMNIGTALPEKEEKIMQVRGRDLLLGLPKTVKVSSNEVCAAISDVLMEIIQTIKQVLRDTPPELSADVIDGGIVLSGGGALLRNFDQLIEKSIGVPCFVADEPLLCVAKGTGVVAENLDVYKKTLMSKR, encoded by the coding sequence ATGTTTCTGGCAAGGAAAATCGGCATTGATCTTGGCACCTGCAACTCGGTGGTTTTTGCTCCCCCAAAAGGAGTGATTTTACAGGAGCCTTCGGTGGTGGCGGTTTCTCTTTTAGAGAACAAAATTATGGCTGTCGGCAGGGAAGCTAAGGAAATGCTCGGCAAGACTCCGGACACCCTCAAGGTTTACCGGCCCTTGAAAGACGGAGTCATCGCTGATTTCAGAGTGACTCAGGCAATGCTCAGATATTTCATTGAAAGGACCAGCAAGCTGGCCAAGTTTTTCAAACCAGAGTTGATTATCGGCGTCCCGGCTGGGATCACCTCGACCGAAAGAAGAGCCGTCATTGAAGCCGGGATCAACGCCGGAGCCAAAGCCGTCTATATCGTCAAGGAACCGATTCTGGCTGCCATAGGAGCCGGCATTCCCATTAATACTTCTTCCGGGCACATGATCGTTGACATCGGCGGGGGAACCGCTGAAATGGCGGTCATTTCCCTGGGGGGAATAGTTAACTGGGGATCGATCAGGGTGGCCGGAGACAAGATAGACGAAGCCATTGCCAATTACATCAAAGAAAAGCACAATCTGGCCATCGGCGAGCAGACGGCCGAACAGATAAAAATGAACATCGGCACGGCCCTGCCCGAAAAAGAGGAAAAAATCATGCAGGTCCGGGGACGGGACCTGCTCCTGGGGCTGCCAAAAACAGTAAAAGTTTCTTCCAACGAGGTTTGTGCCGCCATCAGCGACGTCCTGATGGAAATAATTCAGACTATTAAGCAGGTTTTGAGAGACACCCCGCCGGAACTGTCTGCCGACGTTATCGACGGAGGTATCGTTCTGTCCGGAGGCGGAGCCCTTTTAAGAAACTTCGACCAGCTGATAGAAAAATCCATAGGAGTTCCTTGTTTTGTCGCCGACGAGCCTCTGTTGTGCGTCGCCAAGGGAACTGGAGTTGTCGCCGAAAACCTCGACGTTTATAAAAAGACTCTTATGAGCAAGAGGTAA
- a CDS encoding PD-(D/E)XK nuclease family protein yields MLKELIDKFYLDRERSKNKDQTRFYITDAGKCPRSIFFKFKKAPKEDIDARVLRMFDHGDYIHRLILNTLFSLGLVRSAEIGTPPQKVISGRADAILSWENELYVLDIKSINSFLFKNLNQPKDDNVNQLQLYLHFFSIKKGILLYVNKDTQELKEFIVIYDRQRSEKLLKELDLLKDKIDKNIIPKRLSDFPSDKECQFCQFKEICKQALASEMPWKEFKRKLESQQSFL; encoded by the coding sequence ATGTTAAAAGAGCTCATCGATAAATTCTACTTGGATCGGGAAAGATCCAAGAATAAAGATCAAACCAGGTTCTATATCACCGATGCCGGCAAATGCCCCCGGTCGATTTTTTTTAAGTTCAAGAAAGCTCCCAAAGAAGACATTGACGCTCGGGTTTTAAGGATGTTTGACCACGGCGACTACATCCACCGCCTGATACTGAACACTCTTTTTAGTTTGGGGCTGGTTAGGTCTGCAGAGATCGGCACCCCGCCGCAAAAAGTCATTTCCGGGAGGGCCGACGCGATTTTGAGCTGGGAAAATGAGCTTTACGTCTTGGATATAAAATCGATCAACAGCTTTCTTTTCAAGAATTTAAACCAGCCCAAGGATGACAATGTCAATCAGCTTCAGCTCTACCTGCACTTTTTCAGCATCAAAAAGGGGATTCTCCTTTACGTCAACAAGGATACCCAGGAGCTGAAAGAGTTCATCGTCATCTACGACCGCCAGAGATCGGAAAAGCTTTTGAAAGAGTTAGATCTTCTCAAAGACAAGATCGACAAAAACATTATTCCTAAGAGGCTCTCGGATTTTCCGTCAGACAAGGAATGCCAATTCTGCCAGTTCAAGGAAATTTGCAAACAGGCTCTCGCCAGCGAGATGCCCTGGAAAGAGTTTAAAAGGAAATTGGAGTCTCAGCAAAGCTTCCTCTAG